Within the Mixophyes fleayi isolate aMixFle1 chromosome 5, aMixFle1.hap1, whole genome shotgun sequence genome, the region AGTGGACGTAGGTTGGACGGTGAAGTTACATTTTTACACTCCAAACATAGGCGTATCGCCATTATACAGGGGCAGATCCCAAAAGCAGCATGTGGGTGGGCTCCTGTACATTCTCTGGGTCGATGAATAGGCGCACTTGCTCAAAACTAAACATGTCGTAGTTTGTGACTAGTAAATGACTCTTAGTGCCCTAAAACGGAACAAGAGTCAATGGTTGTAATACTAGAACGTGTGCACAGCTGCTTTTCTTTGTGCTTTAAAGGTCAGGCACTTGTACTTCCACCAGCATTTACTTATGAATTAAGTGTGTTTTCACTAATCATACATCTTCACAAAATGCTTGGTAAAATCAATTAAGTGCCATTTTTTTTATACTCAGCATTTCTAAAAACAGTGAAGTCAGTGGAAATGTGGCACAATCACACGTATAACTTGTGCAAATTCATatgatcagtggttgaagtggcagcacggtggcttagtggttagcacttctgcctcacagcactggggtcatgagttcatttcacaactatggccttatctgtgaggagtttgtatgttctccccgtgtttcctcccacaattcaaaaacatactagtaggttaattggctgctatcaaatttacccgagtctgtgtatgtgtgtgtgtgttagggaatttagactgtaagctccatggggcagagactgatgtgagtgagttctctgtacagcgctacagatctagtggcgctatataaataaatgatgatgaaatttagaagtggcggtatgaaaaatgtaatgggaatggaatgtgacagtattacaatgaaggcagtaggagaagaggtagtctggcataccaccgtatacaccccaaaTCAACTTCTACCACCGCTGTGACTATAATGCAATTATCACAGGGAAATTTGAGGAAACACAATCTGCTGCCAAGACTATTACTATAGCACAGAGATTCTACAACTGTGTATATAGGGAAAGCCAAATTGAATCTAATGTAACGTTTAGTGAAGAGGGATTTTCAAAAACTCTGCTGATAGTTTGACAAACAGGAGACACACACTTCAGCGCTGGACTTGGATCCATGGGATGACTAGCTAAATCCGGTGGTCGCAGGTAAGTACcattttgcatataagcagtattGTACCCAATTCCCTCCACAGCTACatgtttagttttgggtggaatgaGCCTTTAAATATGATCATATAGCCCAAGGCATAAATTCTTTTTAGAACATATCTCGGCCTGTACTTGAATTTCACATAACTGAGCTGTGCAGGTATACAAGTCTTGAAAGTGTATTTAATCAATAAGTCATAGACTGTAACAAAGCAAAGGCTTTTAAATACTTCATCTGTACCACTCATAAGGTAACAAAATTACTGCGTACACTAGCAAATAATAATTTTGAagcatttcatttattatttgtCTCAGGTCTCAATACTACTGGCAACACACACTGTTCTATCACAGGTGACCCTGGCCCAATATCCCACATGCGGCACCAACATCTGTCCATGTGTTCTGGCATCCTTCTATTACACTAACAGGCAGCTGCTTGGCCAGTCCTCGCCCAATCTGAACACACACATGGGTGTTCTTACATTGTTGTTAATGAGTAAATGAGCTTCTTCAATTATTTTGggacttggaaaaaaaaatgtaaatcaccTTCAAAATAAACAGACAACAATTGTGTCCAGTACAAACTGATTATCACAGCATAGAAATGGCCCCATATACACAATCAAGACTTTGCCGACCACTGAACGAGCACTAAGACTCACAAACAATGTGGACCTGAACTGACAATTTGTCCATCATGCACATTTCAAGGGGCATGCCCACTTTCCGGTGCTGGAAACTGCCCTCTTAGAACTGGACGTAACAAGTTTTGTTGTTTGTGGATCATTCAGAAAAAGTATACGTGATTAAAAAGGTCACGTCAAAGTCCTGTCTAATATCACTTTGGCACCACCCTCTACCCTGATTTTAACTTTTACACTTATCTTCTAAAAATTTAATTACGTAACTTTGAGGGATATCGGACTGTCTTTATTTCTGGGTTTGGATGATATTATTTCACTGGTCAAAGTTCTCCTAGAAATGTTCTTTTCCATAAACGTGTAAATGGAAGACGCAAGATGTGTTTCATTGTAAGCATAGGATGAGGTCCAACCTCCGAGATGCTCAACAATCAGGTTCTTGTGTAGGAAGAAAAGGCCGTCTCTTGCTTAGTCTTCTCCTGCAATCTTATTTCCATATGGGTGCAAAAGTAGGTTCACCTCTTCCTCCGATTCACCCAATACCTCCCATCAAAGACTGAAAACACCTCCGTGGATGCCTCCATCTCATGCCGCAAATTCATGTTCTTACCTGTAGAAGCTGGTGCATTTTGCTTTGAAGCAAGAACATGACGTCAGAAAAAAGCATTTGAGCCcgtttgtaaatgagccttaacGGCTGCCACCTTTGTAGATGTGGAGGTAGATAACCAAGTCACATTAAGAACGGACAGAGGGAAGACTCTCCAGCAGGTTAGGCCTGAACTGACAcacccaaaataaatatgtcaGAGTGCCAGACACAGAGGCTGCCAGCGTCGCAGGAATAGGTTATTatctctagcaaccaggggaataaCTAATGTGTCACATATGTGATGTGTAATCATATAAATTCCCCCTCCTCATAAATCAGCGACTCTATGTCAGAAGGCTTCAAATCATTAGCGAGAATGGCTATGTATAGCGACCCTCtcgttatatataaatatgtgtacgtactaagctgagaattttccagcgagtttgaaaagtagagatgttgcctatagcaaccaatcggattctagctatcattttgtagaatgtaataaataaatgatagctagaatctgattggtttttcaaacccaccaggaaactctcagcttgatacatttacccctggatctATTATGTGGAATGTTTGGGACTAAGGGGCAGATTACTAaagattctaaaaaggaaaagtggcaaCCAATActaatctagctatcatttagccagtacattctagaaaatgatagctagaatctgattggttgctacaggcaacacctccaattttcctttttctaAGCTTAAGTAAATCTACTCCTAAATATTTTCTGCATAAGGGTTTTTCCCATAAATAGGATCACTATGTCTAAAATATAATGAATTACAATGACGACACGGGAAACAATGAAAGGCCACATCAGCTTTCATGCAAGGCACATATTaggacacttaggggtatatttactaaactgcgagtttgaaaaagtagagatgctgcctgtagcaaccaatcagattctagctgtcattttgaagaatgtgctaaataaatgatcactagaatctgattggttgctatagggaacacctccactttttcaaacccgcagtttagtaattctagTCCTTAGTGTGTACAGCAAGTTCACCTAGTAAAGACTTTTGAGGACAGGGCACCTTGGACTAACACTAGTTACTCCCTGACTGGTCCTTTGACCTCTGTGATGTAATACCAAGCACCGATGTACAAACATGTCCCTTATAATCTCTCTTAACAGGTAAAGGTGCAATATGCGTATTAGTCAGTTTCGGTTTATTACAGAATGTCCGTCTCTAAGGTAACCTGCAAGCAGAAAACTAGTAAAATCCTAGTTCATTCAACATAGGCAACATATTTTGAAATTAGCACGTTTCATTGTGTACAACATAGTAAACAGAGTTCACATAAGCATGTATATGGacaagaggatactcatttcatgGAAGAAAATACAGAGGATTTCTATATATGCAATCATGTTGGCTCCCCCTAGTGGTCACAAAGGATATATTctattctttctgtctatctaatcATCTGTCAATCTAAAAAAAGTGTaagtgggtaaaaaaaaaataaaacaaaaaaaaaaccctaacccACAACTGGAAGAACACATAGTTTGTGAAATGTGCCATTAAATATTATGTGTAGGACCCTGTCATTTCTGAATGCATGTAAATAATACCTTTATCACACAAACCATAACACGAGCATAACAGGAAAATAGTATCCTATACAGTTATTTATTAAGAACATGGTAAAAACAGGaagtgaaaataaacatttactgtataaatatgaacatttttaaaatgtctatATTAATAGTTCTGacattatataaaataagaattagtatCTTCAATGCCGTTGCACTCATTATCCAGATACTCTATGATAATTTTACCACCGTTGTACAAGGGATTCTCGGAACTAGACAGCCACACTTCTATGGTGCTGTCCAATGGGAGAGTCTCTCCTGTCTCCGCGTGACACACTCTCAGCTTCTGTAGGGAAGAAGTGACACCACATGTATATGACATATGTATCTAACACAATAATAAAAGACTAACCATACCAATGTATTTTAAAGCACTCTGTCATGATAAGGACAAAACCTGAGACATAGTGATTTCACATGTACCAGCAATAAAACATATATCAACTTACAGAATTGCAAATCATTAAAATGAGAAGAGTCAAAAATAGACATAAAACACGGTTAGAGTGAAGATTTAGGTAAAATAGGGCACATTGATAAATAACAGTCACCTAATTGTCAAGATTGGACCTAAGCAGTGAATACAGGAACACAAAAATGTCATGTACAGGACAGATCACATTCTGTACATGCTGAGAACAGGGCATTGTAGTGGTGGTAACATGGGATTGGTTATTCTCACCCATCACATGGTTATTTCTAATAACTAAAGTCAATGTTTGTAATCAGGGCCATAACCTGTAACTCTCAGGGTTACACCCCAAGTCTCAGGATATCAAAATCAACACATAGGCATTTTCCCCAACTATCCAGATTTAGGTGGTGCAGTTCCTAATGCTAGACCCTGAATTGTGACCTAATCCTAGACCCTCCACTGTGACCTAATCCTAGACCCTCAACCGTGACCTAAAGCTAGACCCTCAACTGTGACCTAGAGCTAGACCCTCAACTGTGACCCAAATCCTAGACCCTCAACCGTGACCCAAATCCTAGACCCTCAACCGTGACCTAATCCTAGACCCTCAACCGTGACCCAAATCTAGACCCTCAACCGTGACCTAAGTGCTAGACCCTCAATTGTGACCTaataatacaccctcaactgtgACCTAATCCTAGACACTCCAACTGTGACCTAATCCTAGACCTTCAACCGTGACCTAAAGCTAGACCCTCAACCGTGACCTAGAGCTAGACCCTCAACCGTGACCTAAAGCTAGACGACCCTCAACCGTGACCCAAATCCTAGACTCTCAACCATGACCTAATCCTGGACCCTCAATCGTGACCCAAATCTAGACCCTCAACCGTGACCTAAGTGCTAGACCCTCAATTGTGACCTaataatacaccctcaactgtgACCTAATTCTAGACCCTCAACTGTGACCTAATTCTAGACCCTCAACTGTGACCTAATTCTAGACCCTCAACTGTGACCTAATTCTAGACCCTCAACTGTGACCTAATTCTAGACCCTCAACTGTGACCTAATTCTAGACCCTCAACTGTGGCCTAATCCTAGATCCTCAACCGTGGCCCAATCCTAGACCCTCAATCGCGACCCAATCCTAGATCCTCAACCGTGACCTAATCCTACAACCTCAACTGTGAACTAATCCTAGATCCTCAAATGTGACCTAATCCTAGACCCTCAACCGTGACCCAAATCTAGACCCTCAACCGTGACCCAAATCTAGACCCTCAACCGTGACCTAAGTGCTAGACCCTCAATTGTGACCTaataatacaccctcaactgtgACCTAATCCTAGACACTCCAACTGTGACCTAATCCTAGACCTTCAACCGTGACCTAAAGCTAGACCCTCAACCGTGACCTAGAGCTAGACCCTCAACCGTGACCTAAAGCTAGACGACCCTCAACCGTGACCCAAATCCTAGACTCTCAACCATGACCTAATCCTGGACCCTCAATCGTGACCCAAATCTAGACCCTCAACCGTGACCTAAGTGCTAGACCCTCAATTGTGACCTaataatacaccctcaactgtgACCTAATTCTAGACCCTCAACTGTGACCTAATTCTAGACCCTCAACTGTGACCTAATTCTAGACCCTCAACTGTGACCTAATTCTAGACCCTCAACTGTGACCTAATCCTAAATCCTCAACTGTGGCCTAATCCTAGATCCTCAACTGTGACCGAATGCTAGACCCGCAACTGTGACCTAATGCTAGACCCTCAATTGTGACCTAATCATACACCCTCAACTGTGACCTAATCATACACCCTCAACTGTGACCTAATGCTAGACCCTCAAATGTGACCTAATCCTAGACCCTCAACCGTGACCCAATCCTAGACCCTCAACCGTGACCCCATTGCTAGACCCTCAACCGTGACCTAATCCTAAATCCTCAACTGTGACCTAATGCTAGACCCTCAACTGTGACCTAATCCTAGACCCTCAACAGTGACCCAATCCTAGACCCTCAACAGTGACCCAATCCTAGACCCTCAACAGTGACCTAATCATACACCCTCAACTGTGACCTAATGCTAGACCCTCATATGTGACCTAATGCTAGACCCTCAAATGTGACCTAATCCTAGACCCTCAACCGTGACCTGATCCTACACCCTCAACTGTGACCTGATCCTACACCCTCAACTGTGACCTGATCCTACACCCTCAACTGTGACCTGATCTTACACCCTCAACTGTGACTTAATCCTACACCCTCAACTGTGACCTAATACTAGACCCTCAACTGTGACCTAATACTAGACCCTCAACTGTGACCTAATCCTACATCCTCAACTGTGACCTAATCCTACACCCTCAACTGTGACCTAATCCTACACCCTCAACTGTGACCTAATCATACACCCTCGACTGTGACCCAATTCTAGACCATCGACTGTGACCTAATTCTAGACCCTCGACTGTGACCTAATTCTAGACCCTCGACTGTGACCTAATTCTAGACCCTCGACTGTGACCTAATTCTAGACCCTCGACTGTGACCTAATTCTAGACCCTCGACTGTGACCTAATCCTAGACCCTCGACTGTGACCTAATCCTAGACCCTCGACTGTGACCTAATCCTAGATCCTCGACTGTGACCTAATGCTTGACCCTTAGACAATATATTAGGAAATCTTAGCACCTCTCATCTATCCGGAACATCTGACTAGCaaaacaaatatttcaaattCACACCTGACAAAGGAAACACACGATGATTTACTTCTTAAATATCACATCTATCCTAGGCACATTGTTTCAACCAAAACGCATCTTTTGGGTGAGGACAGTACAGGTTATGCGGATATACAGTTTATTAGGTGGATGTTAAAACTCGTACAGAAGTATGCACCCAGACACAGCATCTTCCAATGACTCTTCAAAGGATCCCAGCCACTCGGACCAATAGTTACCCCTCTACCGCAAGGTAGGGCCAGCACAATGCCTGTATTCTGGACAGAAGCCCAGTTCCTAGTCAACAAGCCATGTACACTTCCAAAAATTTAAAATCACAGGTTATACTCCCCTCAATATTCCTATGGTGGTGTGGCTAAAGGAGGGTGAACTGGTGCAGTAGTGAGGCTATGATATGTGGTCAGGAGACCTATTCCCAAGTGTCCTCCCCCATGGTGGTTGGGGACCATTGATTCCCTGTGGAGAGGGTGCCCATGAGTCTAATCCTTGTTACTGGTGGAACAATGACATTTTTGGCTAAACATAATAAGCTCGATAACATTATACATGCGTAAACTAACCATTTAACCCAgacgtctcttcctctcccctctctcacttACTGACAACccacctggcgacatttaagaataacCTGCCTTATTCTATTAACAACTTGActattaacataaataaatattaaaaaaatatatacaaggcATACAATAGCATGTGTTAACCAAATGCAGAAGAGTAGcaaatgacaataaaatatgtaaaaaagcgAGAAAGCAAAAGTTTGTAAGATGCAGATGGAAAGATAGATTGTGAGAATTGCTGTCAGTTTAATCACTAAAGTCCCACAACCGCATTGCGTGACcgcacaattatatatatttatgtacatcatcatcatcatttatttatatagcgccaacatattccgtagcgctttacaagtggggacaaacatagtaaactaataaacaaactgggtaaagaaggtgagaaggccctgctcgcaagcttacaatcgatctatatatttgttttttttttactttttgggaTATTATAGGTTTCATGACTCCCATTGTCAATTTCTTATGTATGAGCATTGAGTACTTCCAATCACTGAAATGAGCAGTGTCTCCATCTGTACAGACTGTACTGCTGACAGGTTCCATGAGGAGCATACCAGACACTAtgagatcgagagagagagatcgagagatcgagagagatcgagagagatcgagagagatcgagagagatcgagagagatcgagagagatcgagagagagtGTTGTCTTCTCAGGTAGATGGCTGCCCCTTCAAACACATCAGCCAAGGTGCTTTGGTTTAAGTAAGCGCAGCTAGTTTTTATTCGCcagcaacaaaataaaacaaaacatgaacaaACAAAAGACTTAGCCTgtctggcttctaactaatacacacCACCCTCTCTGAAGTGAAGGACCTAGTGTCCGacacatatatacaaaacaaCAGCACTTACTGGTCATAAATTGCAGTCTCTCTCAGCAGGCATCCACCTGCTCCCCAGACTGTCAGAGACTGATTGAaatgcctagcagccttttaacagcacttcataggtgcaactcctgattagcagCAGAGTGTCTGGTATGCTGGAAAACCCTaaatgggccttatgaatggagcccaccctctctctccattcataacctcagggacccttaccagcttttcctacaTCTCAAGACAATTTCTGTGAAGTTTTTCCCAAACAAAACAACCTCCCAGGGGTTTTACAACATACAATCTGAGATATACATCTGCCTTTAATAACTTTATCACTGCTTGTAtcacattatatatactgtaatcAGATTTACTGACTTGTGTTCTTTGTAAGCACAGAGTACAACATAAGCAATTACTAGGTACAATACAGAAAGAAGTTCTGTAAAGATGACTGTACTACAGCTGGGCAAACTGCTTATAGATGGAGTCCTCAGGTGCTAGTGTGTTTGAAATCCTAGTGAAGATTTTAAGGGACAGGCTTAAACATGAATACTTGGAAAAGAAGTGCCCATTTGCTGTATGGATGACCAAATAATAGTGGTACTGACAGATAATATAACGAGGGGGCAGGAGTACAATGTGAATGATCGCAtgtagtaaggctgggtacacactacagggttttcatctgatcatcgggccaatcacacgatatacgactgttcggcccgatatcgcattagtgtgtacgctccaacgatgaacgattatcgttccaaagcacattgtatcgtttcatttgatttttaaactgaactaaaaatattgtttaatgatggaacgatgtcgttccaattctgcagtgtgtatgcactcaggaccagcagtgtccatggATCTCTACGGAGTGTGCAGATTCCCGatcttttcagacgatggttatgacagatgaagagcacagacatgaaggtaaatcatgtaaaatgtgtatagtgtgtacacatgaatccacatgctgatcgggaccctttttttccccagttgtttgtaaaatcattaaggatatcgcatcgggagaaattttctgcagtgtgtactcacCCATACTCTGGATCAAGCATACAGATTACACACTGCTGTTTCAGAGTGATAAGTACACCTGAATCAAAGTATagtttttaaaaggattttctaCCTTCATGTAACTTTAATACACTGGCTTGCACATGTCCTCTTGCCACTTTAACTACACACACTGCTTTGTGTGTCTGGCTTTGTACTGTAGTTTTATGCTGGGCACACACAATGTGGTATTAGGCAATTGGCCCATTATCACTAAGTTTGTAGCACCAAAAAAACGCTGATGCTTAATAATGACCCTACTGAAATAGAAAGGACCCAGCCAACATTTATATCATCAGGCCAAGTAGTTTATTTCTGGTACACTGGGTTACAACACAACTTTCTGCATTGGATAATATTGTAACTAGAGACCAGCTATATAAATGAGTTCGCtatgcagcgctgcagaattagtggtgctgaataaatagctgatgatgataatgatctatGCGTTATATTCCAGATCAATGAAACAAACCCTCTCTGCCTGACCAACTTAGGACACAAAAACTCAAAAATAAGctagtatataaatatttagtaaATGCTGCAGGAGGGTTTGTGCGCGCCCATAACAAAGTACTCTGAAGGTGGAAATGTAGTTTAACTGTCCATAGGATGTAAATCTCTGCTTCAAGCAAATTAATGACTGAGGATCCACTTTACAAGTTTTAACACATAGGTGATTGCCCTGTTTTCTCCAGGCAATACTTAATTCTAATTATGTCTATGTAATCATAATTAAAATTATACATAAGCAACGGGCACAAAATATACATTCACTCAAGGGCGCGTTATTAAACAATGGAAACTAAACTACATCTCGGTGTTCTCCCTTTAACTAAGTGTTACTTTAGTGGCAAGAAGGTATAAGTAAAGGAATAACAATGACATACAAAACGTACCTTTGCTGCAGCTTTGTTATTGTCATTTTTCAGGCTTGCTAACGTAGCCGCATAATCCACAACTTTGCCAATACTCCATTTCTTACAGAAGAACATGGGCTTGCTTTTCTCTTTTCCACCCTGGGGCAAGTAGACTTGAAAGTACACCCTTTCTGACTGAAATGTACAAAAGTACCAGGCAATTGTTCATGTTGAGCAAAAGAAGGGTATCTATTTCACCACCAGTGTGATATTACAGTAAGTGTGccttataattaaaaataaatgtttatactaCTTAgcgtggtggcagccattttgagttAACATTCATGAGAAGGCATTGAATTTACTAACAAACAATGGCACATTTCCATTAATATTGTTTCCAGTGAAGTTCCTCGGTTATTTCAGTTTCTCAGTGCATCGGTAAGCTGTGTTCTCAGGAATATTGGgatagccaacaaaatggcttccACCACTGTATGAGACCGACAAGTGTTTTTCTCACTATTTTGGTCTTGATAGTTTTAGAACTAATAAGTGTCATGGTTTCCCGACTAtgggagattttttttaaccCCAGCGCATCAGCAAATTAACTTGTAGGCattattcattaataaaaaaaaacaaataggccCTCTTCTTCtgtttccaaaaaataaaaaaataaatttctggTGGACCTCTTACCTGAGGTAAAGATTTATCCCCCACTGCGTGTAACTTCAGCTTCATCAGGGCAACCTTTGCTGCGGTCTCTGCATTTTTAGCTCCCCTTCGTACTTTGCTTGGAGGAGCAGACTTTTTCGAATCTGAAAATTAGATAAACATTGTCTATTTGTGAACAGACCAGCATAAGAAATTTTACCAATGTATGGAAATGCCCACTTCCTGTCATAGGGACAAAGTTTAAACATAGCTTGAAGTAATgatgtgggtggaagtgttgaatggagagtaataaagaacaggtgatggagtagctgagttcttgcagagtTATGAGAGAGGAAAGTGGTTCAAACTCCGTTTATTTCTTCATAATtatgatggcagacaaagccttgagtagaattgaaagtacaatgctgaggtaggggactgaaatagctgtagcatgggtagggagtggctgaggaagtggtacagcaggctgattaaacagaagggatgttgcagggaaaataaactgacaaataaaataaactttaatgagCCAAgtagaaaataagatcagagttcaaaacagtcctcatgttgtgTGAAGCTGGTATCCAGGGAGAGATGAaaacatcaggagtagaatatggaATTTCAGGTAAATACGgtctgttgtccttgtgtagctgtggtaataggcagaatgttcctctcctgtttaactccggtacaactccgaattatgctaatGAAATTTTTTAGTGTCACTCTGGGCTGGCGACAGTCTTGACATTTTTTGATTTgtgattttatctttttttactgttatttattttcataacttGAGtctatactattttatttttcttgtatcAAAGGTGCAGTCGGCCCTGATCCGAGGAGCCAGCTAGCATTAAATGACTATTACAAGTGATCTTTTACTGCTGGGTTGCAGGGGAGACCTAGTTTAGGTATCCCCTTT harbors:
- the ZFAND1 gene encoding AN1-type zinc finger protein 1 isoform X2; amino-acid sequence: MAAQECSASHTEAGIPMAVSRFLQVSVVASLKGAHSTPVHTKAAAGRSWSRHRHQSDHECEKLEALKPRMSATQQLVKEIVDSKKSAPPSKVRRGAKNAETAAKVALMKLKLHAVGDKSLPQSERVYFQVYLPQGGKEKSKPMFFCKKWSIGKVVDYAATLASLKNDNNKAAAKKLRVCHAETGETLPLDSTIEVWLSSSENPLYNGGKIIIEYLDNECNGIEDTNSYFI
- the ZFAND1 gene encoding AN1-type zinc finger protein 1 isoform X1; its protein translation is MAELEIGQHCDVENCGQLDFLPFVCDGCSRVFCLTHRSRDSHGCIKVPTSVSGGESEGSSQYPCTYQGCSGKELVQVLCPFCEKHFCFRHRHQSDHECEKLEALKPRMSATQQLVKEIVDSKKSAPPSKVRRGAKNAETAAKVALMKLKLHAVGDKSLPQSERVYFQVYLPQGGKEKSKPMFFCKKWSIGKVVDYAATLASLKNDNNKAAAKKLRVCHAETGETLPLDSTIEVWLSSSENPLYNGGKIIIEYLDNECNGIEDTNSYFI